The nucleotide window TTCAGCTCGAGTGGATTTCCGTGGCGCGGTATCTGTCATTCAAAGAGTCTCTGATCGAACGCGGCGGGTCCACGACTGGATGGCCGGTGGAGATCGACTTCGGGCCTTTCAGCCGCGATTTTCCGCGGCTGCGTGAGGACCACTCGATCGGGCGCGGGCTCGAGTTTCTCAACCGCCAGCTCTCCGGGCAACTCCTCTCGCAGGCGGAGATAGGCTTGAAACGTCTGGTCTCGTTCCTGTCCCTCCACACCATCAACGACCGGCAGCTCATGCTCAATCCGCAACTCGACGATCCCGAGGCTGTGCGTCGGGCGTTGCGGGAGGCCCGTGATTATCTCAAAAGGCAGAATCCCGAAGCGCAGTGGCCAGATGTCGAGCCGGGTCTGCTCGGTCTCGGATTCGAGCCGGGTTGGGGGCGTACTGTGACCCGGATCCAGGAAACTCTCCAGCTCCTACAGGACCTTCTCGAAGCTCCGGGCCCCCGCCTGCTGGAAAATTTTCTCGCGCGAATCCCAATGATCTTCAACGTCGCCATCATGTCGCCGCACGGTTACTTCGCACAGTCCAACGTGATGGGCCTGCCGGATACCGGCGGCCAGGTTGTCTACATTCTCGACCAGGTGAGAGCTCTCGAGCACGAGATGAGGCGGCGCTTGCACGCACAGGGCGTCGACTACGAGCCGCAGATTCTGGTCGTTACACGGTTGATCCCCGAGGCCGGCCAGACGACCTGCGATCAGCGGCTGGAACCGATTTCCGGCACCGCGAACGCGCGCATTCTCCGTGTGCCATTCAGGAGCACGAGCGGAGAAATCATTCCACAGTGGATCTCGCGCTTCGAGATCTGGCCGTACCTCGAGAGTTTCGCCCTCGAAGCACAACGTGAGATCGTTGCCGAGCTCACCACCAAACCCGATCTGGTGATCGGCAATTACTCGGACGGCAACCTCGTCGCCAGCATTGTCGGCGAGCGACTCGGGGTCACCAAGTGCACCATTGCACACGCTCTCGAGAAGACGAAGTACCTCCTGTCCGATCTCTACTGGCTCGATAACGAGGGGCACTACCATTTTTCCTGTCAGTTCACAGCTGACCTGATCGCCATGAATGCCGCCGATTTCATCATCACCAGCACCTATCAGGAGATCGCCGGCACCTCGGAAAGCGTTGGACAGTACGAGAGCTATCGTTCCTTCACGTTGCCCGGTCTGTATCGGGTCGTCGATGGAATCGATGTCTTCGACCCGCG belongs to Acidobacteriota bacterium and includes:
- a CDS encoding sucrose synthase — translated: MAINTATVQEFIEANRAPVYMLLHTYFSRNQPFLLRSDLIDGFTDFCATGHGRVLVGSVLGDAIELTQEAAIQVPWVYLAIRPDVGRWTFFRIHAETLQLEWISVARYLSFKESLIERGGSTTGWPVEIDFGPFSRDFPRLREDHSIGRGLEFLNRQLSGQLLSQAEIGLKRLVSFLSLHTINDRQLMLNPQLDDPEAVRRALREARDYLKRQNPEAQWPDVEPGLLGLGFEPGWGRTVTRIQETLQLLQDLLEAPGPRLLENFLARIPMIFNVAIMSPHGYFAQSNVMGLPDTGGQVVYILDQVRALEHEMRRRLHAQGVDYEPQILVVTRLIPEAGQTTCDQRLEPISGTANARILRVPFRSTSGEIIPQWISRFEIWPYLESFALEAQREIVAELTTKPDLVIGNYSDGNLVASIVGERLGVTKCTIAHALEKTKYLLSDLYWLDNEGHYHFSCQFTADLIAMNAADFIITSTYQEIAGTSESVGQYESYRSFTLPGLYRVVDGIDVFDPRFNIVSPGADPDIYFPYTETDRRLHGLRPELESRLLEDGLPGSRGQLENPDKPVLFSMARLDRIKNLTGLAKWFGESDRLRQQANLFLVAGFVDPEESRDTEETAEIHRMHELMDEYELDGQMRWVHHVDRVTGGELYRFVADRRGAFVQPAVFEAFG